Genomic DNA from Nomascus leucogenys isolate Asia chromosome 10, Asia_NLE_v1, whole genome shotgun sequence:
gaGGTCATCACTGTTAAGTTTCTGGTGTGGCATATGTATCTCTCCCCGCTTTTTGTACATCTTGTTActgcgcccccacccccaccgcatGTACAAATGTCACTATAGATCTTTCTATGCTAAGCCACATGGGCCCCTTAACCTCACAGGTATCTCTCCCCACTTTTTTGCATCTGGGGACCacgccccccaccccagccccgtGTGCAAATAGATCTTTCTATACTAAGCCGCATGGGCCTCTTTACCTCAGGTGTTCCCAGCAATCAAGACCAGAGCAGGGTGTGCCCCATAGGCTGGGGGGTTGGAGATTGCTGCCCCCCCCCTCCCCGCAGGGCCTCGGGAGGATGAAGGGGCCAACTCGGTCTCTGCTCCCTGGGGATCTGGCCGGAATTCCGGAATTCTTGCCGCCCAGCGCCAAGAAAGCGGGTGGCCACATCGAAGTTTCTCAACGGGAGGAGCGGATTCGTCTGGAGACGCCGCCTTCTCCCCGCGCCTCTTCTTCCAGCACCGCCACACGGGCCCTGGAAGGATCCCGCACCCTCCGCTCAGTCCCCGCTTAGTCTCTGCTCCGGGCTGGCGGCCTTTCTCCACCTGCCCGGGCGGGGGCGCCAGAGGGGACGAGGGGGGACTGCAGGGAAAGGGGCGGGTTCGGGGGCACTGCGCGGGGCAGGAGGTGGTGGAGCCGGTGGTTGGCATCGCTGGAGGCAGAGGGGACCAGGAGCGGGAGAAACCGGGGCCGGAAAGGCGaggcggggctggggctggggctggggcggctgcggggcggggagggggatgccgaggggctgggctggggcaagGTCTGCAGGTGCGGCGGGCGGATCAGCGGCACCCGCTGCAGACGCGGTCGGTGAAACGTCGTCCCGGCCCCAGCGCGAGCAGCGGCTCCGGGTGGACCTCGCAGGGATGAGGAGCGGCCGGATCCTGCCGACTCGACTGCTCGGGGCCGCCCCAGGGTGTGGGCGGCCGGCAGGGACTGCGGGTGAGCGTTGGGCAGGTCTCAGGACTCTCTCCGGACGTGCAGTCGGGTGCTGGGCGCGCTACACAGCCAAGGTGAGGCAGGAGCGGCGTCTGCGGTGCTGGCGCTCGGCTTTTAGGAAGCTCCCCCACTCCGCCCCCGACCGCGGTCTCTGGGGGTCCAGGCGGAGGGAGCTGACCCTGGAGTCTGGAGATCTAGAGGGTGCGCAGGTGCACCTGGAGCGCCGGTGCAgggctcctgggctcagatgg
This window encodes:
- the LOC115837045 gene encoding uncharacterized protein LOC115837045; its protein translation is MAAPTAFVLTGQEQQVLLPEEEEEMKFTEINLKTWAVLLAIPIYLWGRKESRKDSPPYTRELTVQLSECGTCMGNEYCFKTAQKWRPRQDEAYEHSLMPITLKVAGGLEIAAPPLPAGPREDEGANSVSAPWGSGRNSGILAAQRQESGWPHRSFSTGGADSSGDAAFSPRLFFQHRHTGPGRIPHPPLSPRLVSAPGWRPFSTCPGGGARGDEGGLQGKGRVRGHCAGQEVVEPVVGIAGGRGDQEREKPGPERRGGAGAGAGAAAGRGGGCRGAGLGQGLQVRRADQRHPLQTRSVKRRPGPSASSGSGWTSQG